A part of Penaeus vannamei isolate JL-2024 chromosome 1, ASM4276789v1, whole genome shotgun sequence genomic DNA contains:
- the LOC138862021 gene encoding uncharacterized protein: protein MVPQVIVLFLLAAGAASQGAIPGIANRCFEPVLTGRCRAFIPSYHFDPLSGACDCFVYGGCGGNNNRFNTLEECMTTCSVRPDLQTATANCDRILNSARIPQQPVVEPQEPRQQTTTAAPATPAPRPTAAPEKEESGNEGEEESSGRRTVQSVVIGPSGLGTGTLTIGQPVRIPHLTAKREE, encoded by the coding sequence ATGGTGCCGCAAGTTATCGTTCTGTTTCTGCTGGCGGCGGGCGCGGCATCCCAGGGTGCCATTCCGGGTATCGCCAACAGGTGCTTCGAGCCCGTGCTGACCGGCAGGTGTCGCGCCTTCATCCCGTCCTACCACTTCGATCCCCTGAGCGGCGCCTGCGACTGCTTCGTCTACGGGGGCTGTGGAGGCAACAACAACAGGTTCAACACACTGGAAGAATGCATGACGACATGCAGCGTTCGCCCGGACCTGCAGACCGCAACCGCGAACTGCGACAGGATCCTGAACTCGGCCAGAATACCTCAGCAGCCCGTCGTCGAGCCGCAGGAGCCGCGCCAGCAGACCACGACGGCGGCCCCCGCCACCCCGGCGCCCCGCCCCACGGCAGCCCCGGAAAAGGAGGAATCGGGcaacgagggcgaggaggagagctcGGGCCGCAGGACGGTGCAGAGCGTGGTCATCGGACCCTCTGGCCTGGGGACGGGCACGCTCACCATCGGGCAGCCCGTCAGGATCCCCCACCTGACGGCCAAGCGGGAGGAGTAG